The following are from one region of the Stigmatella ashevillena genome:
- the secD gene encoding protein translocase subunit SecD, with the protein MDRGWWWKFGVIVAVTLGTVWFLVPTYYSLAVLDRAERNNLAVLQERLPAWAPPAKYRLNLGLDLQGGIHMVMRVDTKTALQKRTERRGQQIVRYITQDKKLGELKADSNPERLTLTLTAADPATMDAIEKEVLTTFNDFTKVSREGATLTLAPDESQTSFFRGEAVDQAMLVIRNRIDKWGVAELDVRKMGTDSIQISLPGRSDPEQAKELVGTTAQLEFRMVDDTNPGFFQQMLEKTPPPENSNITVTSEEGFPQLQGPNREAMLGYVKDKVPEAREVLLECVANPLKKNECLSYRTYLVEKESPLTGESLSSADARFSELNEPEVNITFDAAGAREFERLTEAGTGRRMAIILDDYVQSAPRINEKIAGGSARITMGNPGGKSREEWFSEAQTLALVLKAGALPAPVTTGEIRQVGASMGDELIRKGSLAAIVGLALVVAFMALYYKGAGLIADAALLLNGLLILAGLAIFNATLTLPGIAGFVLTLGVAVDANVLINERIREELSHGKTARQAVDQGYDRAFWTIFDSHVTALIAGFILFATGTGPIRGFATTLIVGLIASLYTSIVVTRTITTYFVHGRNAQTVSV; encoded by the coding sequence ATGGACCGCGGCTGGTGGTGGAAATTTGGAGTGATTGTCGCGGTGACGCTGGGGACCGTGTGGTTCCTGGTGCCCACCTATTACTCGCTGGCGGTGCTGGACCGCGCGGAGCGCAACAACCTGGCCGTGCTCCAGGAGCGGCTGCCCGCGTGGGCGCCCCCGGCGAAGTACCGGCTCAACCTGGGGTTGGATCTCCAGGGTGGCATCCACATGGTGATGCGGGTGGACACCAAGACGGCCCTCCAGAAGCGCACTGAGCGCCGGGGCCAGCAGATCGTCCGCTACATCACCCAGGACAAGAAGCTGGGAGAGCTGAAGGCGGACTCGAACCCCGAGCGGCTGACGCTGACGCTGACGGCGGCGGATCCGGCCACCATGGACGCCATCGAGAAGGAGGTGCTCACCACCTTCAACGACTTCACCAAGGTGAGCCGGGAGGGCGCCACGCTGACGCTGGCCCCGGACGAGAGCCAGACGAGCTTCTTCCGCGGCGAGGCCGTGGACCAGGCCATGCTCGTCATCCGCAACCGCATCGACAAGTGGGGCGTGGCGGAGTTGGACGTGCGCAAGATGGGCACCGACTCCATCCAGATCTCCCTGCCGGGCCGTTCGGACCCGGAGCAGGCCAAGGAATTGGTGGGCACCACCGCGCAGCTCGAGTTCCGGATGGTGGATGACACCAACCCCGGGTTCTTCCAGCAGATGCTCGAGAAGACCCCGCCCCCGGAGAACAGCAACATCACCGTCACCTCGGAAGAGGGCTTCCCGCAGCTCCAGGGCCCCAACCGCGAGGCGATGCTGGGCTACGTGAAGGACAAGGTGCCGGAGGCCCGCGAGGTGCTCCTGGAGTGCGTGGCCAACCCGCTGAAGAAGAACGAATGCCTCTCGTACCGCACCTACCTCGTGGAGAAGGAGTCCCCGCTGACGGGCGAGAGCCTGTCGAGCGCGGATGCCCGGTTCAGCGAGCTCAACGAGCCGGAGGTGAACATCACCTTCGACGCGGCGGGCGCGCGCGAGTTCGAGCGGCTTACCGAGGCGGGCACGGGTCGGCGCATGGCCATCATCCTGGACGACTACGTGCAGTCAGCGCCTCGCATCAACGAGAAGATCGCGGGTGGCAGTGCGCGCATCACCATGGGCAACCCCGGCGGCAAGTCGCGTGAGGAGTGGTTCTCCGAGGCGCAGACGCTGGCGCTGGTGCTGAAGGCCGGCGCCCTGCCGGCCCCGGTGACGACGGGCGAGATCCGCCAGGTCGGCGCCTCCATGGGCGATGAGCTCATTCGCAAGGGCAGCCTGGCGGCGATCGTCGGCCTGGCGCTGGTGGTGGCCTTCATGGCCCTCTACTACAAGGGCGCGGGCCTCATCGCGGATGCGGCGCTGCTGCTCAACGGCCTGCTCATCCTGGCGGGTCTGGCCATCTTCAATGCGACGCTGACCCTGCCGGGCATCGCCGGGTTCGTGCTGACGCTGGGCGTGGCGGTGGATGCCAACGTGCTCATCAACGAGCGCATCCGTGAGGAGCTGAGCCACGGGAAGACGGCCCGCCAGGCGGTGGACCAGGGGTATGACCGGGCGTTCTGGACCATCTTCGACTCGCACGTCACCGCGCTCATCGCCGGCTTCATCCTCTTCGCCACGGGGACTGGGCCCATCCGCGGTTTTGCCACCACGCTCATCGTGGGACTGATTGCCTCGCTCTACACGTCCATCGTGGTGACGCGCACCATCACCACCTACTTCGTCCACGGCCGTAACGCGCAGACGGTCTCGGTCTGA
- the yajC gene encoding preprotein translocase subunit YajC, translated as MESFLILAQAPGGGASPLVNLGFIGLLVAIMYFVMIRPQQKQMKSHRELLAGLKKGDEVVTQGGLVGKIHQVSDQTVTLEVASGVRIRVLKRSVYAKGAVADDAAPASVKPEDKKEEK; from the coding sequence GTGGAGAGCTTCCTGATTCTGGCACAGGCCCCGGGCGGCGGCGCGAGCCCACTGGTCAATCTGGGATTCATCGGCCTGCTGGTGGCCATCATGTATTTCGTGATGATCCGTCCCCAGCAGAAGCAGATGAAGTCCCACCGCGAGCTGTTGGCGGGGCTGAAGAAGGGCGACGAGGTGGTCACCCAAGGCGGCCTGGTGGGGAAGATCCATCAGGTTTCCGACCAGACGGTGACGCTGGAGGTCGCCAGCGGGGTGCGCATCCGCGTGCTCAAGCGTTCTGTGTACGCCAAGGGAGCGGTGGCCGATGACGCGGCGCCGGCCTCGGTGAAGCCCGAAGACAAGAAGGAGGAGAAGTAA
- the tgt gene encoding tRNA guanosine(34) transglycosylase Tgt, translating into MGEPKQKGDTRVAPGAVRFELLHEDPSTRARRGRLHTPHGPIETPIFMPVGTVGSVKGVGPDDLLTLEAQIILGNTYHLMLRPGEALVGEMGGLHRFISWNRPMLTDSGGFQVFSLSEKRKITEEGAAFQSHLDGSRHLLTPERSIDIQETLGADIIMAFDECPPATSERAYLEQSLARTTRWLHRCAKAWSRERSSLFGIVQGGLHEDLRKSHAEEVCAVDLPGYALGGYSVGESPEAMHDGVAFSAPLLPRGKPRYLMGVGTPVDLVTCVAAGVDMFDCVLPTRCARNGLLFTSEGKVVIRNAVYAKDPRPVDPACTCYTCRTFSRAYLRHLFVAGEILAMRLNTLHNLHYFLGLMAEVRRAIAEDRYGAFVREFRAKAAAQEAERTRAR; encoded by the coding sequence ATGGGCGAGCCGAAGCAGAAGGGCGATACACGCGTGGCGCCGGGGGCGGTGCGCTTCGAGCTGCTCCACGAGGATCCCAGCACCCGGGCCCGGCGCGGCCGGTTGCACACCCCTCACGGGCCCATCGAGACCCCCATCTTCATGCCCGTGGGCACCGTGGGCAGCGTCAAGGGGGTGGGCCCCGATGACCTGCTCACCTTGGAAGCGCAGATCATCCTCGGCAACACGTATCACCTGATGCTCCGGCCCGGAGAGGCGCTCGTGGGCGAGATGGGCGGCCTGCACCGCTTCATCTCCTGGAACCGCCCCATGCTCACCGACAGCGGCGGGTTCCAGGTCTTCAGCCTCTCGGAGAAGCGGAAGATCACCGAGGAGGGGGCTGCCTTCCAGTCCCACCTGGATGGCTCGCGCCACCTGCTCACCCCCGAGCGCTCCATCGACATTCAAGAGACGCTCGGCGCCGACATCATCATGGCGTTCGATGAGTGTCCCCCTGCCACCTCCGAGCGCGCCTACCTGGAGCAGTCCCTGGCGCGAACCACGCGCTGGCTGCACCGGTGCGCCAAGGCCTGGAGCCGCGAGCGCTCCTCCCTCTTCGGCATCGTCCAGGGAGGCCTGCACGAGGATTTGCGCAAGTCCCATGCCGAGGAGGTCTGCGCAGTGGACCTGCCGGGCTATGCGCTCGGGGGCTACTCGGTGGGCGAGAGCCCCGAGGCGATGCACGACGGGGTGGCCTTCTCCGCGCCCCTGCTGCCACGTGGCAAGCCTCGCTACCTCATGGGGGTGGGCACGCCGGTGGACCTGGTCACCTGCGTGGCGGCCGGGGTGGACATGTTTGACTGCGTCCTGCCCACCCGGTGTGCGCGCAATGGCTTGCTGTTCACGTCCGAGGGCAAGGTCGTCATTCGCAACGCGGTGTATGCCAAGGACCCACGTCCGGTCGATCCTGCCTGCACCTGCTACACGTGCCGCACGTTCAGCCGGGCCTACCTGCGGCACCTCTTCGTGGCGGGAGAGATTCTGGCCATGCGGCTCAACACGCTGCACAACCTGCACTACTTCCTGGGGTTGATGGCCGAGGTGCGCCGGGCCATTGCCGAGGACCGGTATGGGGCGTTCGTCCGTGAGTTCCGCGCCAAGGCCGCTGCGCAGGAGGCCGAGCGCACCCGCGCCCGGTAG
- the queA gene encoding tRNA preQ1(34) S-adenosylmethionine ribosyltransferase-isomerase QueA, giving the protein MSSRLSDYDFELPEAQIAQAPLGARDASRLMTVSRSTKAREHLRFADLPGLLRPGDVLVVNDARVIPARLLGSKVGTGGRVELLVVRPAASTMTSAALCLAAEAMDWICLGQASKGLKPGAQVAFGGGLTGEVLEGLGGGEYRVRFQAPPGGSLQTLLEQAGRLPLPPYITREPDAADAERYQTLYARAPGAVAAPTAGLHFSEAIFAALAARGVRRVTVTLDVGPGTFLPVREEELDRHKMHPERYGVPEETAAEVNAARAEGRRVVAVGTTVVRTLEAATDSATGLLRAGTGETVLFIRPGYQFRQVDLMLTNFHLPRSTLVMLVSALLGREHTLAAYQEAVREGYRFFSYGDAMLVTE; this is encoded by the coding sequence GTGTCGTCCCGTCTCTCTGATTACGACTTCGAGTTGCCCGAGGCCCAGATTGCGCAGGCTCCCTTGGGAGCGCGCGATGCCTCGCGCCTCATGACCGTCAGCCGGTCCACGAAGGCGCGCGAGCACCTGCGGTTCGCGGACCTGCCGGGCTTGCTGCGCCCAGGCGATGTCCTCGTGGTCAATGACGCGCGGGTCATCCCGGCCCGGTTGCTGGGCTCCAAGGTGGGCACCGGGGGACGCGTCGAACTGCTCGTCGTCCGTCCCGCCGCCTCCACGATGACCTCCGCCGCGCTCTGCCTGGCCGCCGAGGCCATGGACTGGATCTGTCTGGGGCAGGCCTCCAAAGGCCTCAAGCCGGGGGCGCAGGTGGCCTTCGGGGGCGGGCTGACGGGCGAGGTGCTGGAGGGGCTGGGAGGAGGGGAGTACCGGGTGCGCTTTCAGGCGCCTCCGGGCGGCTCCCTCCAGACGCTGCTGGAGCAGGCGGGCCGACTGCCCTTGCCGCCGTACATCACCCGCGAGCCGGATGCCGCGGATGCCGAGCGCTACCAGACCCTCTATGCCCGGGCCCCCGGGGCCGTGGCGGCGCCGACGGCGGGACTGCACTTCTCCGAGGCCATCTTCGCGGCCCTGGCGGCGCGCGGCGTCCGGCGGGTGACGGTGACGCTCGACGTGGGGCCGGGCACCTTCCTTCCCGTGCGTGAGGAAGAACTCGACCGGCACAAGATGCACCCAGAGCGCTACGGCGTGCCCGAAGAGACCGCGGCCGAGGTGAACGCTGCCCGGGCCGAGGGACGCCGGGTGGTGGCGGTGGGCACCACGGTGGTGCGCACGCTCGAGGCGGCCACGGACTCCGCCACGGGCCTGCTGCGCGCGGGGACCGGCGAGACGGTGCTCTTCATCCGCCCGGGCTACCAGTTCCGCCAGGTGGACCTGATGCTCACCAACTTTCACCTCCCGCGCTCCACCCTGGTCATGCTGGTCAGCGCGCTGCTCGGCCGGGAGCACACGCTGGCGGCCTATCAGGAAGCCGTGCGCGAGGGGTACCGGTTCTTCTCATATGGCGATGCCATGCTGGTGACGGAGTGA
- a CDS encoding SpoIID/LytB domain-containing protein, translating into MLRPVAVWLVCLLVSFPAVALETMRIAMSEAGGEVQVSGQGLSFGADTEEATFHPMGTRQAIVRRRGKKLEVNGAPVAGSSVRFRSGEGVQGTGESSDKPLRAGGMDVRGDVVVRLYREGLQLINVIPLELYLAAVLGSEMPVSFPAEALKAQAVAARTYALQKKLEAYGSSFYLGSSVLHQVYGGVNREDPRTLAAVEATRGEVLTYELAPIEAYFHASCGGRTESGLAALQRDLPYLQPAECPCGRLPASRWSATVSRAELQTALGGSPSGFRIAGRTGTRRASRVSTAEGLTMDGPRFRQRLGYTKLKSLDFEVEETAQGFHFTGRGYGHGAGLCQWGAKALADGGWNYRDILSHYYPGTELQQLY; encoded by the coding sequence ATGTTGCGACCTGTTGCAGTGTGGCTGGTGTGCCTCCTGGTGTCCTTCCCCGCAGTCGCGCTGGAGACGATGCGCATCGCCATGAGCGAAGCGGGGGGAGAGGTGCAGGTGAGCGGCCAGGGCCTCTCCTTTGGCGCGGATACCGAGGAGGCCACCTTCCACCCGATGGGGACGCGGCAGGCCATCGTGCGCCGGCGCGGCAAGAAGCTGGAGGTCAACGGTGCCCCCGTGGCGGGGAGCTCGGTTCGCTTCCGCTCCGGAGAGGGGGTTCAGGGCACGGGGGAGTCCAGCGACAAGCCCTTGCGGGCGGGCGGCATGGATGTTCGCGGGGACGTGGTGGTGCGGCTGTACCGGGAAGGCCTCCAGCTCATCAACGTCATCCCCCTGGAGCTGTACCTGGCGGCCGTGCTGGGCAGTGAGATGCCGGTCTCCTTTCCTGCCGAGGCTCTCAAGGCCCAGGCGGTCGCCGCCCGCACCTACGCGCTTCAGAAGAAGCTGGAGGCCTATGGGAGCTCCTTCTACCTGGGCAGCAGCGTGCTCCATCAGGTGTATGGCGGTGTCAACCGGGAGGATCCGCGCACGCTGGCCGCCGTGGAGGCCACCCGGGGCGAGGTGCTCACCTACGAGCTGGCCCCCATCGAGGCCTACTTTCATGCCTCCTGCGGCGGGCGGACCGAGTCGGGTCTGGCGGCTCTCCAACGCGATCTGCCCTACCTCCAGCCCGCCGAGTGCCCCTGCGGCCGGCTGCCCGCGAGCCGCTGGTCCGCCACCGTCAGCCGGGCAGAGCTCCAGACGGCCCTGGGAGGCTCGCCTTCCGGATTCCGGATCGCCGGCCGCACGGGGACACGCCGGGCCTCCCGAGTGAGCACTGCGGAGGGGCTCACGATGGATGGCCCCCGTTTCCGGCAGAGGCTGGGGTACACGAAACTCAAGAGCCTGGACTTCGAGGTGGAAGAGACGGCCCAGGGTTTCCACTTCACCGGGCGTGGGTATGGCCATGGGGCCGGGTTGTGCCAGTGGGGCGCCAAGGCCCTGGCGGATGGTGGATGGAACTACCGGGACATTCTCTCCCACTACTACCCAGGGACCGAGTTGCAGCAGCTCTACTGA
- a CDS encoding KamA family radical SAM protein: MDSSPSFREAPQEGPSGSRAVRPPASEAGRRRLFPEATDVEWNDWRWQQRNAVRSLAQLERCVPLTPQERAGVQETAALFRIGISPYYLSLIDPEHAFCPVRMQSIPVQEEARIRPGELEDPLGEDKTRPEEAIVHKYPDRVLFLALDTCSVYCRHCTRRRITKGGEAELSKEQMRRGIAYIRNHPEVRDVLISGGDPFVLGDGRLEELLAALHDIPHVEMIRIGTRVPVCLPMRVTDALARTLRRYAPVYVVTHFNHPKEVTPEASEACQRLVDHGVPVENQAVLMRRLNSDARIIQELSHVLLRIRVRPYYLHQMDVAQGCEHLRTPISKGLEILQQMRGHTTGLAVPHLAVDLPGGGGKVTLQPDYVVERGEHETVFRNYKGERYVYPEPEETDCSCPYDEVWRAARAR; this comes from the coding sequence ATGGATTCCTCCCCCTCCTTCCGGGAGGCTCCTCAGGAGGGGCCCTCAGGCTCCCGTGCGGTTCGCCCTCCGGCAAGCGAGGCTGGGCGGCGGCGCCTCTTTCCTGAAGCCACGGACGTTGAATGGAATGACTGGCGCTGGCAGCAGCGCAACGCCGTCCGCAGCCTCGCGCAGCTTGAACGCTGCGTGCCGTTGACGCCTCAGGAGCGGGCAGGGGTCCAGGAGACGGCGGCGCTGTTCCGCATTGGCATCAGTCCGTACTACCTGTCCCTCATCGATCCGGAGCATGCGTTCTGCCCCGTGCGCATGCAGTCCATTCCGGTGCAGGAAGAGGCACGCATCCGCCCGGGTGAGCTGGAAGATCCCCTGGGCGAGGACAAGACGCGGCCCGAAGAGGCCATCGTCCACAAATATCCGGACCGGGTGCTCTTCCTCGCGCTCGATACGTGCTCCGTTTATTGCCGACACTGCACCCGCCGCCGCATCACCAAGGGCGGAGAGGCGGAACTCAGCAAGGAGCAGATGCGCCGGGGCATTGCGTACATTCGCAACCACCCCGAGGTGCGCGATGTCCTCATCTCCGGAGGAGATCCGTTCGTTCTCGGCGATGGCCGCTTGGAGGAGTTGCTCGCGGCGCTCCATGACATCCCCCATGTGGAGATGATCCGCATCGGGACGCGCGTGCCCGTGTGCCTCCCCATGCGCGTCACGGATGCGCTGGCCCGGACCCTGCGGCGCTATGCCCCCGTGTACGTGGTGACGCACTTCAACCACCCCAAAGAGGTGACGCCCGAAGCCAGCGAGGCCTGTCAGCGCCTCGTGGATCATGGCGTTCCGGTCGAGAATCAGGCCGTGCTCATGCGCCGGCTCAACTCGGATGCGCGCATCATCCAAGAGCTGTCGCACGTGCTGCTGCGCATCCGCGTGCGGCCCTACTACCTTCACCAGATGGATGTCGCCCAAGGGTGCGAGCACCTGCGGACGCCGATCTCCAAGGGGCTGGAGATCCTCCAGCAGATGCGCGGCCACACCACCGGGCTTGCCGTGCCGCACCTCGCCGTGGATCTGCCCGGTGGCGGGGGCAAGGTCACCCTCCAGCCCGACTACGTGGTGGAACGCGGCGAGCACGAGACGGTCTTCCGCAACTACAAGGGAGAGCGCTACGTGTATCCCGAGCCCGAGGAGACCGACTGCTCGTGTCCGTATGACGAGGTCTGGCGGGCGGCGCGGGCCCGCTGA